One Pseudomonas sp. C27(2019) DNA window includes the following coding sequences:
- a CDS encoding methyl-accepting chemotaxis protein, which produces MHRLNEDSKNISAVLTVINGLADQTNLLALNAAIEAARAGEAGRGFAVVADEVRNLAHRTQESTSQIEDLIDSLQKGSGNAVAMMDSSRTLADSTLELVQEAYNELQAIARVVLEMQAMGAQIATAAEEQSLVAEEINRNVVNVNSAADQSAAAAEETAASSLELARLGQELHSLVVRFKI; this is translated from the coding sequence ATGCACCGTTTAAATGAAGACAGTAAAAATATTTCAGCAGTGCTGACGGTCATTAACGGTCTTGCCGATCAAACCAATCTCTTGGCACTAAACGCAGCTATTGAGGCTGCACGCGCTGGCGAAGCAGGCCGTGGCTTTGCTGTGGTTGCCGATGAAGTACGCAACTTAGCCCATCGCACGCAAGAGTCAACTTCACAAATTGAAGACCTCATTGACAGCCTGCAAAAAGGCTCAGGCAATGCGGTGGCTATGATGGACAGTAGCCGTACCCTTGCCGACTCTACGTTGGAATTAGTGCAAGAAGCCTACAATGAATTGCAAGCTATTGCGCGCGTGGTGCTTGAGATGCAGGCTATGGGCGCACAAATTGCTACTGCTGCGGAAGAGCAAAGCTTGGTTGCAGAAGAAATCAACCGCAACGTGGTGAATGTGAATAGCGCTGCTGACCAGTCGGCAGCGGCAGCAGAAGAAACAGCTGCTTCGTCACTTGAGTTAGCACGCTTAGGACAGGAGCTACACAGCCTCGTCGTGCGTTTTAAAATCTAG